In the Fundulus heteroclitus isolate FHET01 chromosome 23, MU-UCD_Fhet_4.1, whole genome shotgun sequence genome, TTAACGTCGCAGCTGTGCACAGATGTTCCCACAGACGCGCTGACGGGGAGCGCGGATCTGGCTGCGGACACGGTGGACGGCGAAGGCCTGGACAGCTTCTCTGAGCTCGCCTTTTCCTGCTTCCTCAACCCCAGCGCTGAAACCGTCATGGGGGCTTTGGGAGAAGAAGATACCCTGGCTACTCTGACGGCTGCCGCCACGGCCGCCGCCGCTGCCAGCGACGCACCCGCGGCTCCGGAAGCTGCAACCACACAaggtcaaaagtcagaagagaCGACCGCGTCTTCCGTCCATCCTTCTGATCCTTCAGCATCTCTGGTTTTCCCAGTAACCCCCGTCCCCTTGCAGCAGATTCTCCCGGCCCAGAGCTCCGGATTCGGCGACACGATCATCCTCCAACCCAATCAGAACTCCCTGGCGGGGTTCTTGAGCGGCATCCGGCCGGGCCTCAGCCTGGACGCCGCCGTCGTCCAACCCTCGAGGGCCGGGAAGAGCGCCGGCGCCCCGGCTTTCCGTCGCATCGCCCCCAAAGTGGTGCCCGGATCAGAACCCTCCGCGGACGCGCTCTCCGGATCTGCTGAGAGCGCAGAGAGGCCGAGCCTGACCAGAGCCTCCGACGACGTCCTGTCCAAGTGCAAGAAGGCGGCCGCCGAGGACCACGTGCTGCTGGTGGAGGGGGAGAAGAAATACGCCTGCAAGATCTGCTGCAAGACCTTCATGAACCTGACCGACTGCAAGAAGCACATCCGCGTCCACACCGGGGAGAAGCCCTATCCCTGCCCCAAGTGCGGCAAACGCTTCAGCCAGTCCTCCCACCTCTACAAGCACTCCAAGAACACCTGCATGAGCTGGAAGGACGACCAGAGCTTCCAAGACTCTCTGCTCTAATCTGCACTAAAGACACTCATGAAATGCCTCGTTTTACCCCCGTTATGAAGGAAAAGAAAGTCGTGCCTTTTCCTGTTCCACGCCGTACGATGAGATTCTCTCATGGTCCTTATGATTTAAGGCACTATTGTGGAAAATCCTGAGAAAACAACCTAATTTACACCAGAATATGTGGAGGGGAAAGAAATCCTGAAGGTCGAAATGATGCGTTTGATCCactttattcaatttaatttaataaggACACTTTTATTAAATGCTAAGAGACAAgtttctgtacatataaaatggaCACTGAAGTTATTTTCTCCCCGAAAACAGCGTTTTACTGTTTAATAGGTGCAGATGTGCAGCCTTAATGTCTGAATAAAGCACGGATCAGCACAAGCAATGCTCATTTTTATAAGAATCACATCTAACAAGGTAGCAAAACACTCattctattttattattcaaGATTAGAActattttctaaaaacaaaaaaaacaacaaatgatcTTTCACTAGACACAGAGGTATGGTGGATGAGCTAAGCCTTCTTTCCAAGAACTTCACTAGAAGTTCGAGTTATGATCGAACCAAATTCTTCAGATGCTAGTACATGTCTGGACTGCCGTAGTACTCCTAGCGTTATTTTCCTACCTCGCTGTTACATCACGGTTTTCACTGAATATTCATGCAGCACCGGAGCAGGCAGGAGGCACGGCCGGCTCGTCTCCAGCGTCTAGAAGCTGAGCTCGCTGGGCATGTCCGAGCCCTGCAGACCTCCCAGCAGGTTCTGGGCCGTCAGCGCCAACATGACGCCTCGGGTCGAGTACGTGGCGCTGCCTATGTGCGGTAACACCactgcgcaaaaaaaaaaaaaaaaaaaaggaagccaagcatttggttgttttaaataaaaacgggACAAAATTCTCTTTGCAGCTTGattctttgctttctttttaggtttttgtcCATTTGAAACCACAGACGTTCCGAGGCATTTCTTTcgctgatttttatttgaagcgggtagtgcataattgtggaGTGGACATAAAATGATGCTTTCGAAAttcttcacaaataaaaaaatctggaagTTGTGGCACGCATTGTAGAGTGTAAGTGCAGCGATGTGTGCTCAGACTCCCTGACGCAATCGTTTGTAGAAGCACATCCTGCAGCGGCCCGCTCAGGTTCAGCCAGGCTGGATGGGGAGCGTCTGCGAAGATCAGTTTTTAAATCCCAGATAGATTTAGATCTTGACTTTGACTGAGCCAGTCCTAATACACGAGCATCATCTAATCCGAACCTTTCCATTACGGCTCTGGCTTTGTGTCTATGGTGGCGGTGCTCTACACTGAGATCCCGTTTTTTAAAGTCTGTGCCCCCCTGCATGCCGCAGATAAGAGGGATGAGGAAACTAGAGGGAACTGCTgatatttttctctttacaaCATGCAGGAAGAAGGAACGAGTTAAGTCCTCAGCCTGCTGCCTGAACCCACTCTGCCTGCAGCTAAAGCCGAGTCAGCTAATGTTTAGCCGGCGGCAGGCAGTCTTCAGAGATCTCTGGCTTCGCTGAGTAACTTTGTACCAGCTTTTCAGATTAATTGGAAAAGTAGCATGTAGATGAGGGTCTGCTGGGTTCACCTAAATGTTGTGCCAGTATAAATCCAATTAGCTCTCCTATTGGCTAGCGTGATAACGAGCTGCCACAGTCATTGGTCTGGTTTTGACTCCAACACTAGTTTGAGTTTCCTGTTGGAAGATGGATCTCCCTCCAGCTACCTAAGTCTTTTACAGCGTCTACCAGGCTTTTTGTCCAGGATTGCTGTGGGTAGCTCCttccatcctcccatcaactctgaatagcctccccacagcatgatgctgccaccgccgcaTTTCTCTGTATGTGCAGCATGAGTTTTCTTCCACACGCGGCGCTTTGCACGTGATCCAAAACAGTTCAATTTGGGTTTCGTCcgaccagaacaccttctttAACACGGTTTCTGTGTCCTCTACATGGCTTATGGCAAACTGCAAAATTACCCCAAACTTTGTGTGTTGTCAATTATCTGATAAACAGAATGCTGtatttatctgataaagatctactatctaccccgtatgttcctaacagagcacttcgctctcagactgcaggtctgctgctggttcctagagtctctaaaagtagaatgggaggcagatcctttagctatcaggctcctctcctgtggaaccaactcccagttttggtccgtgaggcagacaccctatctacttttaagactaatattaaaactttcctttttgacaaagcttatagttagagtggctcatgttaccctgagctacttctatagttatgctgctataggcttaggctgctggaggacatcagggcctatttttctcactctactgagttctactgttctccagttttgcattgcttgtcatcatttcagcttttaattttttgttctctccgtttttttcttcatagtaggtgcacctggtctggcgttctgttaactgtgacaacatccagggaagacagatcacctgctattaccatctaatgtagaacagattactagatcaatgtgtgcttctgtgcttttttgtctctcttgttgtgtctctgctctgtcttctgtaaccccagtcggtcgaggcagatgaccgttcatactgagcccggttctgccggacgttttccttcccgttaatggggagtttttcttcccactgtcgcttcatgcttgctcagtatgagggattgctgcaaagccatggacaatgcagacgactctccctgtagctctacgcttccccaggagtgaatgctgcttgttgggactttgatgcaatcaactggtttccttatataggaaatgtttgaccaatctatataatctgattgatttgactttgtaaagtgccttgagatgacatgtttcatgaattggcgctatataaataaaattgaatcaaATTGTATTTATACAGAGATTAAATTAGACTCAAGTGCATTATGTCACTTTTGAAGGTGATTAATCGTGCTGAAAATTATTCAAGGCTACCGTAGAGATGGGGGCTGAATGCAGGAATGTCGTtgtccttctacttcacaattatgcaccgcCTTGTGTTGCTCTGTTTCAATAAATCCCATAAAGTTGCATCCAAACCCGTGGTTGTAGCGCGACCGAAACGGGATCGAGTTCAAGGGGTACAGACACTTTGGTAAGCCACCTCTCTACGTACCACAGTTTTTCAGAGTGAGAAGCGGGTGGTTGGTTGGGAGTGGCTCGGGTGTTGTGACATCCAGCCCGGCCGCCGCTATCTGTCCGCCGCTCAGAGCCTCGTACAGGTCCTCCTGGTTCACCACAGCTCCTCTACAACGGAGAACGCGTCACATCTCCATGCTGGTGCGTCTGGACGGCAAACATGCCAGGGAGCGGCGGCCGACGTCTGCGTGCCCAGTTCTCGCCCACGGCCTTCCAGACGCCTTACCTGCTGGAGTTGATGAAGACCGCCGTTTTTTTCATCTTGCTGAAAAAGGCCTTGTCGCACAGGCCCTGAGTTTCTGGCGTCAGCGAGCAGGAAACCACGATGAAGTCACTCTCTGACACAAGCTGGTCCAGGGGAACTGTTCCACACAGAGGAGACGGACATGCAGGATGAGGGAGAAGGCAGATAATCGAATACGCAAATGAACTTATTTTTTATGAATCCTTTGTAGTCTAGttaaaattttagcttttttgtcCGTAGTGCCCTTTCCTCACCAGGCTTCTCATAAATTTCACTTTGATTACTACgtattatttccatttttcttctcttaCCAAACTCTCCATTCACCTCTGCAGCGTGGGCCTTAGCTGCCCTTCCGGTGTACAGCAGTCGCTTAACTCCAAAGGGGACGAGTCTCTGAGCTATGGCCATACCTGATCACAAAGGATCAACAGAAAAATTTCTCGCCTTTATAAGGTCAAACCACACCGCGCAACGTTAGTCGGACGACACAGAATCCGATCTCGAGCTTCCAAAGCCCGCTAGGCGGCGACGGGGCAAACAAACCGATGCGTCCCAGTCCGATGACGCCCACGGTGCTGCCAGAGAGGCCGTAACCGCACAGCCAGAGGGGTTTCCACGAGCTCCAGCCGCCGCTGAGACACAGGAAAACACTTGTCTGATGAGCATGTAAACGAGACAAGCTGCTACCGTTTTGGGTTAAAAAGTAACAGAAACACAAATCAGGAAGATCGTTAGCGGAAAATTAGTAACTCGGTGAGGCTCACTTTTTCACCTCCTCCACTCCCTCTGGTAAGCGGCGAGCGGTGGCCAGGAGCAGGGCCACCGTCAGCTCAGCGGTGGCGTCAGTCAGGACGTCCGGAGTGTAACCCACGCGTATGCCGCTGTTGGAAACGCCAAAGGCGTTCGTGACCGAGAAGCATGGAAACGTTTCATTTTTAACAAGTCGAAGGAGGCTCACCGCTTTTTGATCTCATCTAGGGCCAAGTGGTCGAACCCCACAGACATGGTGCTGATCACCTTCAGGTTCGGGCCTGAAATCAGAGAGGGCACAAACCAGTGCTGTGTAGCCTTTATTGATTCTACATTAAGTCCCAGAGTGGAAGTGTAATTATTGACTGCTTTGAGGTTTTTTGTGGCAGACTAAAATTAAGAAACACATAacagtgaagtggaaggaagtaaaaacaggatttttaaagttttttttttttcacatgccatgcatttttattcaggcCTCTGTACTCTGATAGCCCTTAAGTCCAACGCAACCAGCTTTCTTAAGTTTTTACATACTAGCAAACAGAGTCTACCCGTGTTTAATTTGATCAGTTTGATTTCATTTTGGATTTAAGTTGAATGCAGCTTTTGTGTGAACGGTTCAGAAGTCTGCTAGACATGTTCCCAGAGCACtggtgtccaaaccttttgtAATCTGGGCCAAActaatagaatttaaaaaaaaaatgtaataaaatcacccaaattatagtttttttttaacccactcACCAATAAACTAAGCAAGCGATATTTTTaactaaacaaataaagaagtcagatttttttgccGGATATGAAAGCGAAAATCATTGTTGTTCTGAGACTTGAAGGTGATTTTGCACGTTGGCCTTATTGAAATAAAGGCATACagttcagaaatgttttagtGCTCCActggaaagacaagaaaaaaaaaggggccatgacaagtTTTGTTTGTAGTTTGCCACTAGCCAAATAgagacagcaaacatgtggaagacgGTGCTTCCGACATCAAAACCTTTTGGCCAACACGCATATTTCCCAACAAAAGGGGCAGTATCATGATGTGGGAGTGCTTGTTTACCCCTTCTTTACAAAGCCACACTAAACTGCTCAGATTTATGTGtgcagaacatttttaaaaccactttgtgttgctctatcacaaaaaaaatcccaataaagtcCATTTTAGTTTGTGGCCGTAACAAGGCGAAATGCAAAGGTTTGAACTCTACAAAAACTTCTGCAAGGCGcattaaatacaaatacagttACCAACATCTGGACGTGGGCACCGTCAATCAGAAACTAAAGACAATATTTTAATGAAGTGAACTAAGCAGTCCTATTACTGTAGGAAAAATTAATCTGTAGATCCAAAAAATAAGAGTCCTGCACATTTGCATCAATAAAGGAAAGGCTTACAATCTCATCCAATTATTTTggattgtttgatttttttcatggtccagtaacatttttaaacaatccGTTCTCAGCAACAAGACCATGAAATGGGGTCCCTCTTCAGGTTAATCCATGTTTAGCTAAGTTTAAATttggttgaatttgactttgtaaaatgccttgagataacGTGTTGTGAATTTGAGTAAATGTCACTGAATGGTTATGGTGAAATTTGCTATAAAATGAAAACCTTGTTATATTCATATtgttaataaaaacatataGTTTGTGGTTTACCTAGCATTTTGCACTTTAAGAAGATTTTGATTTGTCagtgaaaacatgttttcactGACAAATGTTTTCGCGTGTCTTTGCTGGGGGCtaaatttgtgcttttgttGAACGGTGGGCAGGGGCCGCACAAGACCACTCAGAGGGCCAAATAAGCACCAGCATGCACGTTTAACACAGAGCATCATGTCATGTGATTCCTCACCCATTTATTGATATTCTAAAGCGCATAAGTAAATTGGACAGCCGCTATCAGAGGATAAGAGCGTACCTGCAGCATCCAGAACCTCAGCATCGATCTTATCAGACAGCAGACACACAAGTCCATGGGCTCCCTGGACCCCTCTGAGGAGCTCTGTCCTCGGGACAGGCTCATCTGAGTCCCACTGAGACACCTCACACCTGTTTTTGGTGGAGACAGACAGAGgggaaggtaaaaaaaaaaaaatgacagaaggcTTTGCTGTCAGCAATGTAAACGAAATAAGAGCTGAGATTGACAGTCACCTTAGAACTGGCTGCAGAAcagaatatatataaacaggtgtttaagttttatttatccTATATGGCAACAACGTATAGGATAAATAAGAATATTCTACCGCATTATGCATGGACTCTAACTAACAGGCTTCAGTTTATTGTGCTGTTTTTGAGATCGAAACACAACAACTTGCGAGTTAAATGTTAAGCCCCTTCTTACACTCCAGTCGCTCCTGACAGGATCTTCATTCCCTCTTGAGGGATTCGCCTCGTTATGAAAACCTTCATCAGTTCCCCCATTGCTTTCATCCCAGGCAAACAGCCGAGATGAGATTCCAAGTCCTTTTCGGGTCAGAGAGCGAAGGAATACTGCAGCTTTCAAACCATTTAACCTTCAGTCTGCAGCACTTTTGCAGACAGGCTCAAGGCAGGAAGTGCTCCAGTGCGCATGCGCGGAGTCCCTGACACCGAATCCTCCCCTTAACTTTTAACTTCGGGTGAAGTTGGTGAAAACAGGGAAGTTCCTGGTAAAGATGGTATAAATAAAATGCGTTGACTGTATTTAATGCATATCACAAAGCAGTGTGAGGCGGATATAACGTGTCGCTGGGCTCGTTAGGGCCGTAAAGCGCATGCgcagttttaaaaacatgaaattctTATAGATAATAAAAAGATGTACTAAATGCTAATATAAATATAGGAAAAAGCGAAAAGgggattttttatgttttaaatacttgttTAAACACAAcgacagcatttttttttacttataatGGGCTATCTAAAGCTAAAGAATgacatgtaaacattttttgtgtgttaaaCGTGCCTTTGTacgtttttagattttaatttaattttaaagttatttgtcTGAAGGGTTTTTCACAAGTTACGACTGGTTTCCAAGCTTTCATGTTGAatttttcaactatttttaataataataataataatagtgcaAATCAAAGTATGGCATAAATCTGACACTATGCACAACTCTGAAAACAtcatcaaacatggtggtggcagcattatgctatGGAGATGTTTTCCTTTATCATACAGTTGAATCCCAGACccaaatccaattaagaatgtacggcaagacttgaaaactgatgctTTCTTTCACATCTgagatacttttgcaaggcattggtGCAAACTCACGGCGTTTATATGTGCATAGTTAAATaagcattttattattatttgtaaaacattctgATGACATCTTTCTTGTGCTTCCACTTCCCCATGAGTCTCTTGATTCCtgcctgtcacataaaatacaataaaatatagTCCTTGTAGCTAATGGGAAAAGAATGAATAGTCCTACTTGGAAGTTCTCATATCCGATGAAGGTGAGTGACGTGATTTTTAAACGGTTTAATTATCAATTTGAGGGCCCTCAGCGTGTGGcgtcacctcctcctcctcctcctcctccgacCCAGCCCGGCGGAGCAGCGACCGCCCGCTCCGCTCGCTCTGCTGTAAATGGTCCGTCGACAGCAGCAGAGGGCGGAATCAGGAGCTCTGGGTACGGAAGACACATACCCAGAcggcaaaaaacaggaaattagaGCCGAGGACCCAGTCTGGAAAGGTAGGAAATGGACGCGTTTCTTGGTGGCTGGTCCACATTCCTGCTGTCTGTGGGAGCGCAGCCCCAGCAGCGGTGAAACCCCGGAGCCGCTCGGTCCGCTGGGAAGCTTGGCTCCACAGATTCCGCTGCTGATTTgttgcgtgttttttttttttgctgctgtgaCCAAACCACAGTTACTTGTAGCGCACTTGGTAATATCAAACCATTTGTATTCGCCAAAAGGGAAATGTTAGCGATACAGATTCAGTAgcgtcatattttttttgttatgttaaaAATCAGCAAGACCGAGGCTTAAAGAGCGTAATTTCTGCCACAGCCTACTACGCTGCAGGCGCAGCTCCGCTGATCATACAGTGATGGGCAGCAGCCACAGTACACCCTGTGCTTTGCATGAATAACGGGGAAAGCTGGCCAGGAGATTCTCTGTTTGTTCTCAGCAGATGATGTAAACTGTTTTGTCATAGTCGCTCTTTGATATTACCCAAAGCTCTTATTTACCAGTCTACCTTCAGGCATGAAACCTCTACATGTAAATTaagtaacctttttttttggttctacTTCTCTCTAATTGGAACCTTTATGACTATGATGTTTGTTATAAGTTGAATCAGTTTCAGATTGAAAATGTGTCCAAATGGCTTAAgtgttataaataaattaatcaacTGTATAGCGATTATCATTGCACTAATGTACATCAAAGACTGCTTGGACTGCAGTATTTGCACTTATGTCATATTTTTTACGCTCATAGCTACTGATGTTAAAGAGCAATTTTAATAAGAGACAAGATGGTACAATTGCATTTGATATGatatttgcattatttttaaaataacttcgCAATTATGTGTTTTTCTAATATGATGCCGCTCTAAATCAATTTTAAACTACTATGAATCCATATAATATTATATTTGACTTGATTATGTTGTTGCTTATCCTCAGGTAAAGCTAACTGGTTAACGCCTTTCTAGACACTTGCAATGAATTAGAACTATACTAATTAAAGTGACAGTGAAAGGCTTTTTGAAAAGAAGGCACTGATCGGGTTCTTCTTGCCGATACCgatttctggttttgttttacCTGCCAATTCTGATTCTAACTGATTCTGGTTAGTTGTTCTAATGaagagggaggggggagggggggggggcaagagAGCTGCATGTCCCTTAACAGAGGGGGTGgcttaaaatgtaacaaaaatttAAGGAATTACAAGATTATCCCCATTCATGCATCAGAGGTAAGGTTTCGGGTTATTAGGAAAACATAACGAATCTATTTGTGCGTCTCCGTTAACCAGtaaaaagcactttgaaccatCTTGCTactgaaaggtgctatataaatacactcCCCTTGCCTTACTAACAATCGTTGTTTTACGCAAAGGGTACTTTAAATCCCAAAAGTTGAATTCAAAAGCTGATCAACTctttgtgaaatatttaaaggaaaaacactttttacatttccgTTGTAATTTCTGCCTAAAAACTCCTTCCTCTAAGTAAAATTGTGCAGGCTGCATGGCCAATAATTTTTAGAATCGGCCTTCTGAACATGTCAGCAATTGTAAACAgagttttattttaagtcaGAAGTCTCTCAATCCTTGTTTGgagattattctttttttactcAATGTATTAAGT is a window encoding:
- the grhpra gene encoding glyoxylate reductase/hydroxypyruvate reductase isoform X1 translates to MKAMGELMKVFITRRIPQEGMKILSGATGVCEVSQWDSDEPVPRTELLRGVQGAHGLVCLLSDKIDAEVLDAAGPNLKVISTMSVGFDHLALDEIKKRGIRVGYTPDVLTDATAELTVALLLATARRLPEGVEEVKNGGWSSWKPLWLCGYGLSGSTVGVIGLGRIGMAIAQRLVPFGVKRLLYTGRAAKAHAAEVNGEFVPLDQLVSESDFIVVSCSLTPETQGLCDKAFFSKMKKTAVFINSSRGAVVNQEDLYEALSGGQIAAAGLDVTTPEPLPTNHPLLTLKNCVVLPHIGSATYSTRGVMLALTAQNLLGGLQGSDMPSELSF
- the grhpra gene encoding glyoxylate reductase/hydroxypyruvate reductase isoform X2; this encodes MRTSKCEVSQWDSDEPVPRTELLRGVQGAHGLVCLLSDKIDAEVLDAAGPNLKVISTMSVGFDHLALDEIKKRGIRVGYTPDVLTDATAELTVALLLATARRLPEGVEEVKNGGWSSWKPLWLCGYGLSGSTVGVIGLGRIGMAIAQRLVPFGVKRLLYTGRAAKAHAAEVNGEFVPLDQLVSESDFIVVSCSLTPETQGLCDKAFFSKMKKTAVFINSSRGAVVNQEDLYEALSGGQIAAAGLDVTTPEPLPTNHPLLTLKNCVVLPHIGSATYSTRGVMLALTAQNLLGGLQGSDMPSELSF